The Exiguobacterium aurantiacum DSM 6208 genome includes a window with the following:
- a CDS encoding flagellar protein FliS yields MNPNRLYEMSAEELTQAMLHALTYHYELALDATIAERNRHLRQARELLAKLHQGLHDNGGIISAQLDEIYLYMAKSSLEALIEQDLSKIEELHALAVDLDKTWGEAMQRAKLTPQPIGGNRYENYQ; encoded by the coding sequence ATGAACCCGAACCGACTATATGAGATGAGCGCCGAAGAGCTGACGCAAGCGATGCTCCACGCCCTCACTTACCATTATGAACTCGCGCTTGATGCGACGATCGCCGAACGGAACCGCCACCTCAGACAGGCGCGCGAACTGCTCGCCAAACTGCACCAAGGCCTCCACGACAACGGCGGCATCATCTCGGCCCAACTCGATGAGATTTATCTGTATATGGCGAAATCGAGCCTCGAGGCGCTGATCGAACAAGACTTATCGAAGATCGAGGAGCTGCACGCACTCGCTGTCGACCTTGACAAGACGTGGGGCGAGGCGATGCAACGCGCCAAACTCACACCGCAACCGATCGGAGGGAACCGCTATGAAAATTACCAATAA
- the cspD gene encoding cold-shock protein CspD, whose protein sequence is MVGKVKWFNSEKGFGFIEVEGGKDVFVHFSAIQTDGYKSLDEGQEVEFEIVDGERGPQAANVVKL, encoded by the coding sequence ATGGTAGGTAAAGTAAAATGGTTTAACTCAGAAAAAGGTTTTGGTTTCATCGAAGTAGAAGGCGGCAAAGACGTTTTCGTACACTTCTCTGCAATCCAAACTGACGGCTACAAATCACTTGACGAAGGTCAAGAGGTAGAGTTTGAAATCGTTGATGGCGAGCGTGGCCCACAAGCGGCTAACGTTGTAAAATTATAA
- a CDS encoding competence protein ComK → MRPYYSEEKYRITKRTVAILPCFDMMKQSRIILEDGTEITTPLRPYQLLQLSCRQYNSSIEERIFVAKRVAGVKGKVPVVIEPSTGLVFFPTKSPKRDDCEWYAWSHVREIISVEGNPNGIIVTTDDHRIQTNATAYVLKNQLKATGELVARFQQLNLSPALES, encoded by the coding sequence ATGCGCCCCTACTATTCCGAGGAAAAATATCGCATCACGAAGCGAACCGTGGCGATCCTGCCTTGCTTTGACATGATGAAGCAGTCGCGGATCATTCTCGAGGATGGCACCGAAATCACGACCCCGCTCCGGCCGTACCAGTTGCTGCAGCTCTCTTGCCGCCAGTACAACAGCTCGATCGAGGAACGGATCTTCGTCGCCAAGCGCGTCGCCGGCGTCAAAGGGAAAGTGCCCGTCGTCATCGAACCATCGACCGGGCTCGTCTTCTTCCCGACGAAATCGCCGAAACGCGACGACTGCGAATGGTACGCCTGGTCCCACGTCCGTGAAATCATCAGCGTCGAAGGGAATCCGAACGGGATCATCGTCACGACTGACGACCACCGGATCCAGACGAACGCGACCGCGTACGTCCTGAAGAATCAATTGAAAGCGACGGGTGAACTCGTCGCACGGTTCCAACAACTGAACTTGAGCCCCGCGCTCGAATCTTGA
- a CDS encoding EscU/YscU/HrcU family type III secretion system export apparatus switch protein: protein MYQRMDLTKRKTAAVVRYDESTDRAPVIVARGTGAVADKILDEARARGVAIEHDHSLLGHLLDLDLGDAIPPELYDVMAEVLLLIEELDSLKGEHS from the coding sequence ATGTATCAACGCATGGATTTGACGAAACGTAAGACGGCCGCCGTCGTCCGCTACGACGAGTCGACGGACCGGGCCCCGGTCATCGTCGCCCGCGGGACGGGCGCCGTCGCCGACAAGATTCTAGATGAGGCGAGAGCGCGCGGCGTCGCCATCGAGCATGACCATTCGCTCCTTGGCCACCTGCTCGACCTCGACCTCGGTGACGCCATCCCGCCCGAGCTGTATGACGTCATGGCCGAAGTATTGTTGTTGATTGAAGAACTTGACTCACTCAAAGGAGAACATTCATGA